GCAAAGAGTTCTATCCTGTTCTTGCGTACCTTCGGCGCCGTTCGCGACTCAAGTCGCGAAGCAGGACAATCAGTAAAATTGAACCACTTCTTGTACACGAAATGATTGAATGCCTCTTCCTCGACATCCAAAAGCTTCACATCCGGGTTGGCCTGAAAAACCGGGAAGTACCGGCGGGGAATGGCGAGATGGATTTCCGCTTCCCGATGTTTTCTTTTCAGTTCGTGAATGCCCGGTGTCATCATCAGAAAATCCCCGATCCCTCCCATCGCCCGTGTAATCAGAAAGCTGCGGCGCAACACATGCGAAACCGGCATCTGCTGTCCCTCACGGGGGGAAATACCCCCCGAAGCCGCTCTGTTGAGCAGATAGTTCACACAATACACGTACCCCAGAACGCAATACCTCAGAGCCTGCTCAATTCCGATGTAGCGCGTTGTCTTGAATCGTTCGGCGATGAAATACACACGATGCAGAAGAAACAGCGTCTTGTCGGAGGATGACACAGAACTGTCGAGGAATACGTTATGTGAGCGCCGGTAGGTCTTTCGAATCTGTTGGACGAACTGTCTGCGTTGTTTGATATCGGTATAGAAGTGCCTCAGTCCTTGAAACATGAGGCTCTTGTAGAATTCAATATTCCCCCTCAACAGTGATTCCTGACCGAGGTTGAACAATAACGTAGGAATCATGTTGCGGTCTGTTACCCGATACGGTCGCCTTGCAAGTGATGCAAGAAGTGATTCGGTTTCCGGAAACTTTCCCAACGTATTGAGCACGCCCGCCTTCCCCACCAGGCAACGAACGTAGAGATCGGGGAACTTGCCCACGTTCATCTCTATCGCCTGATCGTAACGCTCGAGGGCTTCATGAAGCAACGAGAGTTTCGTGAGTTCATCACTCCACAACAGAAGGGTTTCAAAAAGTTCTCGGGGGCAACTTCCGGTCTGCTGCGAGTTGCGAATGAAGAGATCCACCGTCTCACTGATAAACGCCTTCTCCTGATTGGCAGCGATCTCGGCTGAGACGGCAAGGTAGGCTCGCAGCTTCTTGATGCCACCAACCACAACTTCGTGCAGAATGTACTTGTTCGCGTATTGAATCCGGGATTCTTTTACGATGCTCTGAAAGATTCCGTGTACAACCTCGTATTGTCCCGAAAAAGCCATGTATTCCAACTCCGACACACTTACAGCCTTGCGCACCAAGTGAGCTATGTTTGCCGCGATATCAGCCAACATGGGGTGGTGCCTTTCGAAATGAGGCAGGAGGTACAAGAGAGACTTCCAGCAAACGGTACTCCTTGCGAGCCTCTGCCTGCAGAGCTTCGTACCGGAGTACGTCAAACCCTTCGGGCGACGGAATATCAAACGTGCGGCAAATGTTCAACGCGTCTTGATAATTCCCAACATGCACAAGACAGAAAATCTGGCGCAAGCGGCTTTCAGGGTCAAGTTGCGGCGAAAGACTCTGGACACGCCGGTACCATTTCAACGCTTCGAGAAAACGTTCTGACAATTCGAGAGCGTGCGCAAACCAATACATCCCGTGGAAATAGGCATCATTCCTGAGGTCAACAAGATCACCGTAATCGATTGCATAGCGAAAACAATCCGCCGCCTTGCTCACTTCGCGGACGTGCATGAACAACCAGCCTGTCCGGAAGAAGCTGTTCAACTTGCATTCGGGGATGCGCGTCAACTCCGCGGCACGGTTGTAGTGAGCAATTGCATTGGCAGTGTCCCCCAGGTTCTCTGCACACCAGCCACGATGGAACATCATATCTCCGGCATCGAAGGCCGGGTCGTCCGCGCATTGTTGAAAAAGACAGAGGGCCTCGCCAAAATGTCCGTCCCGCTCAAGTGCAAGCGCTTTTCGTAAGAGTGTTGGGTCTCCCATTGCAGTCTCTTGGATGATGGAATGGTGAAAGGAATCGTTCAAGTATAAGCCAAAGGATGTGCCACAACGCGAGGAGCAATCGCTTTCATGTTTTCAGACAATATGAACCGATTACTCTGAAACGATCCAACACATTGGGGAAAAGAGGTGACAGATTGGTGGAGAAAGATAGCGGGCAGTGTGGATAAAGCGCTACAGATACGGGGAAGAACAACGTGAGATGGGAAGGATGTAGAAAAAATCAACAGCCGATAGGCTACCCGGTCAACTTTCCGAACTGGGTTGCCAGCTTGGGGCCTATGCCGGCATCTTCATGTTTGAAGAAGACGAATGCCGTTTTCCAATCCTGGTCTTTCACACGCTTCATCCACTTCTTCAGTTCGGCTGCCGTATATCCCTCACGCCGCAAACGAAGGTAACCCCAGTTGGCGGTACTGACGAATGGGACTTCAAGCTTCTCATCAAAGTCGGCAATGCACAGAGAGGCATTATTCTCTTTGAGCAGGTCGAACGTCTCATCATCAAACCACGACACATGCCGGAATTCAACAGCAACTTTCACATCGCCTGCAAGCAACTTGAAGAATTGCCCGAGACGGTTGAGATCCTTTTTCATGTTTGGGGGGAGTTGAAAAAGGACGACGCCAAATTTATCGTCGAGCGTCCGGGCCACCCGTATCAGGTATTCTGTTTCATCGCCAACGTCTTTGAGTCGTTTGATATGAGTGATGCGTTGGGAGGCTTTGACGGAGAACCGAAACCCCGCAGGCACTTGTTCTCCCCATCCCTTCATCACGCTCTCAGTAGGAAGGCGGTAGAACGTGTTGTTGATTTCTACCGAGTTGAGTTGTGTTCCGTAATAGTGCAGAAACTCCTTGTCGGAAAGGTCTTCCGGATAGAAGTTGCCCTTCCATTCCTTGTAGCTATAGCCGCTTGTGCCGACAAAGAGTTCCATGCTATCACTATGTGGTCAGACCAAAGTATCGGATTCGGATTCTATTTTGCGAACGCCTTCTTGAAGAACGCTTTCATGTCGTTCCACGAATCGGCATCGGCCTTTGCGTTGTATGCGAGAGGCAGATTGAACGCTTTCCCTTTTTCGTCAGCTTCAGGATTCGTGAACGAATGGACGGCTCCCGCGTATGACTTGAGTGTGAAGTCCACCTTCGCATCCTTCATTTCTTTCTTGATTGCGTCAATATCGGATTTCGGTACGAACGGATCATCCGCCCCGTTGCAGACGAGAACCTTCGCTTTCACGGTTCCGGCTTTTGCGGGTTCCTGCGTGCCGAGACTTCCGTGAAAACTGACGACGCCTTTCACATCAACACCCATGCGGGCCATCGCGAGCACAATGCCCCCGCCGAAACAATAGCCGATTGCGCCAATCTTGCTATCGTTGACTGTTTCGTGCTTCTTCAGCAATTCGAGTGCTGCGAGGAATCGTTCTTTTGCAACGGGCAGGTTGGCAAACACCTCGCCAGAAAATTTGCCTGCATCCTCAGGATGCTCCGCCGTCTTTCCGTCGCCGTACATGTCAAGCGCAAGCGCCGTGTATCCCAACTCCGCCAACATGCGTGCCCGATTTCGAGCATACTCGTTGTGTCCCCACCATTCATGCACAACAAGAATCGCCGGACGCTTTCCATCAACAGATGCGTCATACGCAAGGTAACCCTTCATTGTCACTCCGTCCGTCGAGTATTCGACTTCTTCCCCCTTTATTTCCGCCTGAAGCGGGCCAACAACGAACAACAGCGCGAGAACGAAAATGAACCATCGCATAGGGATCCTCCTCTTAAAAAAATCAAAGAACATGGTACATACGTTTGTACACGTCGACACTTGATGGCGTGGATGAGTGACGTGCTCCGGTTGCAGAATGTGGAAGAAAAGATACGGGAAAGGGCAGTTGTGCGCAAGAAAAAAAGCCCGGCCGACGAATGCCGACCGGGCTGTTCACAAAATTCCGTCAGCGGGCTTCAGAGAATTGTGGTTGATCGACGATGATGACAAGATACCTATCCTGCCAGAATCTCTCCGGCTGGAGGATTCTCAATGTCGAAAGATTTCCTTCCGGTTCTGTTGTCGCGTAGAATGTCTCGCTTCTCCGCGGAAGAACATCTTTGATCCGTCCCTGCACATGAATAACTTCCTCGCGTGTCTTGTCAATCGGTTTGAAGTATGATTGATCGACTCCGCTCGCCATCAATGTTGTTGAACCGAGAAGGCCCCACAAGAAGCCCCCTTCGTCCGTGATGATGCCCCTGCTCTCCAACTCGTCGCTTGTTCCAGCAACGTAATATCCTGTGTTGATTGTCTTAAGCTGTTGCTCGATCGTGCTTTCCCTCTCGGCAATCAACGTTGTCTTCTCGGCAAGGGTAGTTTCAAGTCCCTGCACTCTGCTTTCCAGCATGGCAATGGATTGTTCACGCTCGACAAGCGTTTCGTTCAGATTTGTGATGAGCTTGTTGAGGCTCGCAATTTCACCGCTGAAAGACTTCATCTTTGCCTGCAAGCCGGCGATTTTCTTCCTGTTTTCCTTCAATGATACGCCAATATCAGCAATGTTCTGGAGCAACTTCTGGCGGGTTTCCGCATTGGCAATTTGAACAGGTCCCTCGGTTCCGGTGCGTTCGACGAGCTTTGCTTCTTTTGCCCGGGCTGCTTCCAAATCGGAGTACACGTCATTCACCGCGTTCATGATCTCGTCGAAGTACTTGTCACGCTCACTCAGATTGGTTTGCAGGGAGGCCTGATCGGCCTTCAACTGGGCAATCTGGTTCTGCAATTCCTCTTCTTTGTTGTTGCACCCCAGCACAAGCAGCATGCACAGCCCTGCGACAACGATTCCTGCTCTCATGGTACCCTCTCCACATAGTTAATAGATAGTGAACTACAACTGCGGAACAAAGGTAGAAGCATCGAGAATTGTATGCAACATGAAAAACGGCTATGAATGTCTTTTAATTGCCGTTTAATCAGCGCCGCGTGATTTGACAAAATGGATGAATATTGCTTACTCTTATGCACGTCAGAATGGCACGAACATCACAAATAGCGCAAGTCGGTAAACGCAAGATTGAACTCTCCAATCTACAGAAAGTCCTCTACCCCGACGACCACATCGTCAAGGCGGAATTGATTGAGTACTACTTGACGATTGCCCCGACAATTCTTGCGCACATCAAGGGGCGTCCGCTTTCGTTGGTAAGATTTCCGGATGGAATTGATGGGGAGAAGTTTTTTCAGAAGAACCGCCCCGAGTGGGCGCCGGAATGGCTTGAGTATGTTGCGCTCGGGAGTGGTGAGGAGAAGAAGGACTACATTCTCGCCACCGAAGCGGCATCGCTTGTCTGGCTTGCAAATCTTGCATGCATCGAACTGCATCAAATGCATTGCCGCGGCCCGAAGTATGACACGCCCGATTATTTTGTGTTCGATTTGGATCCGCCGGAGACATTCACCTTCCCGCAAGTCGCTGAGCTCGCGCTTGAGTTGAAGGAACATATCGAAACGTACGGCTATCATCCCTTCGTGAAAACGACAGGGCGGAGAGGCTTGCATATTCTCGTCCCCGTCGAGCCGAAATGGACTTTTGAGAAAGTGTTTCAGGCCGCTGAGGCTGTAGCAAAGCCCTTCGTAGCGGAACGTGAGAAAACAACAACGCTACACCTCAAGAAGGAGTATCGCAAAGGCCGTGTCTTCGTTGATATTTTCCGCAACCGGCCGTCGCAAACTATTGTCGCCCCGTATAGCGTGCGCGGCCTGCCCGGCGCCTCGGTTTCCGCACCGCTGACGTGGGATGAGCTGCCGGAGATCAAGCGTATCGCGGAACTGAACATCACTTCGGTAATCGAGCGCGTGAAGCAAAACGGCGACCCGTGGGAGGCCATTGCAGCATTTGCCGAACCTTTGCACACGGAAAAGAAATCCACCCTGAAAAAGAAGCTTCCGCCTTCCGCAAAACACAAAGAACCGGAGATGTTAGAAAAGTACAAGCAGAAACGGACTTTTGAGAAAACGCCCGAGCCGGTTCCCGCAGTCGCGTTGGGAGAAGGAAATGCATTCGTCGTTCACCGGCATCATGCATCGCGACTGCATTATGATTTGCGGTTAGAACAGGATGGCGTGTTGAAATCGTGGGCAGTGCCGAAGGGCCTGCCACCGCGGCCGGGTGTTATGCGGCTTTCGGTCGCAACGGAGGATCACCCTCTCGAGTATCTGAATTTTGAGGGGAAGATTCCCAAGGGACAGTACGGCGGCGGCGAGATGTGGGTATATGCCCGCGGGAAGTACGCAATCACAAAAGAGAAGAAGAACGGATTCTACTTCCGCCTTCAAAGCAAGGAAGTCAATGCCGAGTACCGAACGCATCAGACAAAAGGGAACGAGTGGCTTCTTGAACGTGTGGATCCGCCGCAGGTTGATTGGCTGCGTGAGCCGATCGAGCCGATGCTTGCAGGCAGCGCCGACAAACCGCCTGCTTCCGGCGACCATCTGTATGAAGTGAAATGGGATGGCATCCGCGCATTGATTTCGTTGGATGATGGACAACTGACGATCCGAACCAGAAACAAGATGGATATTACGAGCCGATTTCCCGAGTTGCTTGTTCCCGAGCAGGCGTTTCGTGCAACGACTGCCTTGTTTGATGCGGAGATTGTTTGTCTTGATGCAGCCGGAAAGCCTGTCTTCAAAAACGTCATTCACCGGATGCAGCAGACTGCCGAAGGCTCAATCGAGCGGGCCCGCGCAAAGTATCCTGCTGTGTGTTACGTGTTCGACTGCCTGTATCTCGACGGCCGGCCCATCATGAACGAGCCGCTTGTTCGTCGCAGAACGTGGATGGCAGATGCCATCAAGCGCGATACGCCGTATCGCGTCAGCGAAGTTGTTGAGGACGGAAAAGCGTTGTTTCATGCCGCGGCAGCAATGGGATTGGAAGGTATCATGGCAAAGGAGAAAAGCAGCGTCTACCAGCCCGGCAAAAGAACGACGGGCTGGCTGAAGATCAAGACCCGTCAAACGACAGAGTGTTTCATTATCGGTTACACGAAAGGAAAAGGAAACCGTGAATCCGAATTCGGCGCGCTGCATCTCGCTCAAGCGGAAAACGGAAATTTGCGCTACGTCGGAAAAGTCGGTACCGGCTTCGACGCAAAGATGATGAAGGAGATTTACGGGGAACTGAAGTCCGTCAAAACCATCAAACGCCCGGTCAAAGAAAAGCCGCTCGACGATGCCTCTTCCACCTACATCGAACCGAAACTCTTCTGCGAAGTCCAGTACGCTTCATGGACGAAAGACAAGATGTTGCGCGAGCCGGTATTTGTGAGGATGAGACCGGATATGTAACAAAAAAGCCCCTGTTTCCGGGGGCTTTTGCATCTAAGAGTCTATCTCAGTTTCCAACTTGAGAGATCGTTCCCTGCACCGACGTACCGAAGGAGAGCGTGAAAACATTGCCTTGACCGTTTGCCACACCTGAT
This DNA window, taken from Bacteroidota bacterium, encodes the following:
- a CDS encoding glycosyltransferase family 9 protein, which translates into the protein MLADIAANIAHLVRKAVSVSELEYMAFSGQYEVVHGIFQSIVKESRIQYANKYILHEVVVGGIKKLRAYLAVSAEIAANQEKAFISETVDLFIRNSQQTGSCPRELFETLLLWSDELTKLSLLHEALERYDQAIEMNVGKFPDLYVRCLVGKAGVLNTLGKFPETESLLASLARRPYRVTDRNMIPTLLFNLGQESLLRGNIEFYKSLMFQGLRHFYTDIKQRRQFVQQIRKTYRRSHNVFLDSSVSSSDKTLFLLHRVYFIAERFKTTRYIGIEQALRYCVLGYVYCVNYLLNRAASGGISPREGQQMPVSHVLRRSFLITRAMGGIGDFLMMTPGIHELKRKHREAEIHLAIPRRYFPVFQANPDVKLLDVEEEAFNHFVYKKWFNFTDCPASRLESRTAPKVRKNRIELFAGNLGLGRWTVRTMRKLPRYFVTEEEREFQKSFWASRGLEGKTVIGVQLHADEVYRDYPHMQQLVVQLSRHYHVLVFDIEPISGCDGPNITKVEGLPMRQAFALVSGCSAIVAPDSSFVHLSAAFNIPCVALYGPIDGKVRTMDYPNCRFIDVRAKLGCMPCWRNDKIPCKLTNMRTSVCMGDISIDEIITTVHNFTKEE
- a CDS encoding tetratricopeptide repeat protein; the encoded protein is MGDPTLLRKALALERDGHFGEALCLFQQCADDPAFDAGDMMFHRGWCAENLGDTANAIAHYNRAAELTRIPECKLNSFFRTGWLFMHVREVSKAADCFRYAIDYGDLVDLRNDAYFHGMYWFAHALELSERFLEALKWYRRVQSLSPQLDPESRLRQIFCLVHVGNYQDALNICRTFDIPSPEGFDVLRYEALQAEARKEYRLLEVSLVPPASFRKAPPHVG
- a CDS encoding DUF72 domain-containing protein — its product is MELFVGTSGYSYKEWKGNFYPEDLSDKEFLHYYGTQLNSVEINNTFYRLPTESVMKGWGEQVPAGFRFSVKASQRITHIKRLKDVGDETEYLIRVARTLDDKFGVVLFQLPPNMKKDLNRLGQFFKLLAGDVKVAVEFRHVSWFDDETFDLLKENNASLCIADFDEKLEVPFVSTANWGYLRLRREGYTAAELKKWMKRVKDQDWKTAFVFFKHEDAGIGPKLATQFGKLTG
- a CDS encoding dienelactone hydrolase family protein, yielding MRWFIFVLALLFVVGPLQAEIKGEEVEYSTDGVTMKGYLAYDASVDGKRPAILVVHEWWGHNEYARNRARMLAELGYTALALDMYGDGKTAEHPEDAGKFSGEVFANLPVAKERFLAALELLKKHETVNDSKIGAIGYCFGGGIVLAMARMGVDVKGVVSFHGSLGTQEPAKAGTVKAKVLVCNGADDPFVPKSDIDAIKKEMKDAKVDFTLKSYAGAVHSFTNPEADEKGKAFNLPLAYNAKADADSWNDMKAFFKKAFAK
- the ligD gene encoding non-homologous end-joining DNA ligase, giving the protein MARTSQIAQVGKRKIELSNLQKVLYPDDHIVKAELIEYYLTIAPTILAHIKGRPLSLVRFPDGIDGEKFFQKNRPEWAPEWLEYVALGSGEEKKDYILATEAASLVWLANLACIELHQMHCRGPKYDTPDYFVFDLDPPETFTFPQVAELALELKEHIETYGYHPFVKTTGRRGLHILVPVEPKWTFEKVFQAAEAVAKPFVAEREKTTTLHLKKEYRKGRVFVDIFRNRPSQTIVAPYSVRGLPGASVSAPLTWDELPEIKRIAELNITSVIERVKQNGDPWEAIAAFAEPLHTEKKSTLKKKLPPSAKHKEPEMLEKYKQKRTFEKTPEPVPAVALGEGNAFVVHRHHASRLHYDLRLEQDGVLKSWAVPKGLPPRPGVMRLSVATEDHPLEYLNFEGKIPKGQYGGGEMWVYARGKYAITKEKKNGFYFRLQSKEVNAEYRTHQTKGNEWLLERVDPPQVDWLREPIEPMLAGSADKPPASGDHLYEVKWDGIRALISLDDGQLTIRTRNKMDITSRFPELLVPEQAFRATTALFDAEIVCLDAAGKPVFKNVIHRMQQTAEGSIERARAKYPAVCYVFDCLYLDGRPIMNEPLVRRRTWMADAIKRDTPYRVSEVVEDGKALFHAAAAMGLEGIMAKEKSSVYQPGKRTTGWLKIKTRQTTECFIIGYTKGKGNRESEFGALHLAQAENGNLRYVGKVGTGFDAKMMKEIYGELKSVKTIKRPVKEKPLDDASSTYIEPKLFCEVQYASWTKDKMLREPVFVRMRPDM